A genomic region of Leptolyngbya sp. NIES-2104 contains the following coding sequences:
- a CDS encoding filamentous hemagglutinin N-terminal domain-containing protein, with amino-acid sequence MNPARFLWTTATLIAALGFVRPVIAQIIPDDTMGNERSTVLQDATFNGVPLNVTINGVVNPVDVIIEGARRGNNVFHSFSQFNAALNRGTYFFAPSPQTQNIVTRVTGNLPSNILGRLGTFQIVGDQIFSSNANLFLINPNGILFGNNASLDVGGAFVATTANAVRFGDNTFSATNPEPVSDVLQVNPSAFLFNRIPTADITVRANSPNGIENAVGLAVPQNQNLILLGGNINLDGARLTALGGRVELGAVAGTGIVELAADGSLRLPAGVDRADVQLSDATQIDVSLLDQGNIGITANNIRLTGNSRISAGIDARGGSPDTQAGDIALNATGTVELTEESRILNSVNSAFLGNSGDINITATDLFVTGGGQISTSTFGVGEAGNVNLFIRDRVSLTGGQSAIFTNVERNATGNGGNLLVTANALELINGGQLIASTDGKGNAGNVTVDVRDRVFLTGFEGDLNSTIFSRVGANATGDGGNVRIFANTLDMTNGAVINASTLGQGSAGIVRVEVQDQVTLNDSAILSVVTQQAQGNGGELFLSANTLELLNGAQLSASSSGRGNAGNVTVQVRDRVSLDGNSPTSSSTSAIFSSLNDTGVGNSGNLFISANTLSLINEARLNASTSGKGNAGNVTIEVGDRLLLDNSFVFSSVVENAEGKGGNLVVTADVIDMRNGGQLIASTNGKGNAGNVTVTGRDRVLLRDTAPNEGLRTAIFSSVEDQGEGNSGNLSIFTTDLEMSDRSQLTASTAGRGNAGNVRIEANGQVRLDNATIFSRVGQNAVGTGGSVFVGANTLDLLNGGQISVSSLGTGNAGNVRVQVGDRMSVSGASPTEGFTSAIFTTVEQNAVGKGGDLFISARTLDLSNGGRFAASTSGQGDAGNVRVEVADRLSLNNAFILSSVEGSGIGQGGNLFVSAGTLEMTNGGQLVASTGGRGDGGNVTVEVRDRMLLSGSSPTGGFSSAILSGVGEGSVGKGGNLVISANSLRLEDGGQFVTSTRGTGNAGNVTVNVSDRMVLTGSIPDGEFSSAIFSSVLQQGVGKGGNLFISANSLELSNGAQLAVNTLGQGDAGNIALGAVDKPIRSLLISGISDGGFSSGLFASTDFGAGGNIRIYADQIRLSDGAVVDARTFRTGNSGTIDIQTRNLDLLRGSQILALTQGSGSANSITITATDRLFVSGVDSTYEDRLIRFDPGRIAPISPESGIYTRSTAPENAGSAGSIFLTAPRIELDDRARIDAQSSTVDGGNISIRAVDRLLLRNNSQITATAGTETEFGNGGNINIDARFIIAVPKENSDISANASQGSGGRVTLNVTGGVLGIEARSQSSLLSDITATSAQGPTGVVTLNTPDTNSLQNSLTQLSQTEINTNELLANSCIVRDRQSGSFYITGTGGLPAKPTDVSEYPTGAIQSPVASGQERSIAEPQGIYQLPNGKLVMVRDCSN; translated from the coding sequence ATGAATCCAGCTCGATTCCTTTGGACGACTGCGACGCTGATCGCGGCTTTAGGATTTGTCAGACCTGTGATCGCGCAAATCATTCCCGATGACACGATGGGCAATGAGCGATCGACGGTGCTGCAAGATGCCACCTTTAACGGTGTCCCGCTCAACGTCACGATCAACGGGGTCGTTAACCCGGTCGATGTGATTATCGAGGGTGCTCGACGCGGTAACAATGTCTTTCACAGTTTTTCGCAATTCAACGCTGCTCTTAATCGTGGCACTTACTTTTTCGCTCCCAGTCCCCAGACTCAGAACATTGTTACTCGTGTTACAGGCAATCTTCCTTCAAACATTCTCGGTCGTCTCGGTACATTTCAGATTGTCGGCGACCAAATCTTCTCCTCGAATGCCAATCTATTTCTGATTAATCCGAACGGCATTCTGTTCGGAAACAATGCCTCCTTAGATGTTGGGGGTGCGTTTGTGGCGACCACTGCAAATGCAGTACGGTTCGGCGACAACACCTTCAGCGCTACGAATCCAGAACCCGTCTCTGATGTCCTGCAAGTCAATCCTTCCGCCTTTCTGTTCAACCGCATTCCGACAGCGGACATTACCGTCAGAGCAAACTCACCCAATGGCATTGAGAATGCTGTAGGACTCGCTGTTCCACAGAATCAGAATCTCATTCTCTTAGGCGGAAATATCAATCTAGACGGGGCGCGGCTCACGGCTCTAGGCGGGCGAGTCGAGCTTGGAGCCGTGGCGGGTACAGGGATTGTCGAACTCGCTGCCGATGGGAGTCTGCGGCTTCCAGCAGGAGTCGATCGCGCTGATGTACAACTGAGCGATGCCACCCAGATTGATGTCTCGCTGCTCGATCAAGGTAACATTGGCATCACTGCAAACAACATTCGATTAACGGGCAATAGCCGCATCAGCGCTGGAATTGATGCCCGTGGCGGCTCACCCGACACTCAAGCTGGCGATATCGCGCTAAATGCCACAGGAACCGTCGAACTGACCGAGGAAAGCCGCATTCTGAACAGTGTAAATTCGGCTTTCCTCGGCAACAGCGGTGACATCAACATTACTGCGACTGATTTGTTTGTTACTGGAGGCGGACAGATCAGCACGAGTACTTTTGGTGTGGGGGAAGCGGGCAATGTCAACCTGTTCATTCGCGATCGCGTCTCCCTTACCGGAGGACAAAGCGCCATTTTCACCAATGTTGAACGAAATGCGACTGGGAACGGTGGCAACCTCTTGGTCACAGCAAATGCGCTAGAACTGATTAATGGTGGACAACTGATTGCTAGTACCGACGGTAAGGGCAACGCTGGGAATGTCACAGTTGATGTGCGCGATCGCGTGTTTCTAACTGGCTTTGAAGGCGACTTAAACAGTACGATCTTTAGCCGAGTCGGAGCGAATGCCACCGGAGACGGCGGCAATGTCCGAATCTTTGCCAACACGCTCGATATGACAAATGGCGCAGTGATCAATGCCAGCACATTAGGGCAGGGCAGTGCTGGCATTGTGCGGGTCGAGGTGCAGGATCAAGTTACGCTGAATGATAGTGCTATTCTCAGCGTCGTCACCCAGCAAGCGCAAGGCAACGGGGGTGAATTATTTCTGTCTGCAAATACTTTGGAACTGTTGAATGGCGCACAGCTCAGCGCTAGTTCATCCGGTCGTGGCAATGCTGGAAACGTCACGGTGCAGGTGCGCGATCGAGTTTCACTCGACGGTAATTCTCCAACTAGCTCCTCAACGAGTGCGATTTTCAGTAGCTTGAATGATACCGGAGTCGGTAACAGCGGCAATCTCTTCATCTCCGCAAACACGCTATCGCTGATCAACGAAGCTAGGCTCAATGCCAGTACAAGCGGCAAAGGAAATGCGGGCAATGTGACGATCGAAGTGGGCGATCGCCTTTTGCTCGACAATTCGTTTGTGTTTAGCAGCGTTGTCGAAAATGCAGAAGGTAAAGGGGGAAACCTCGTTGTCACGGCAGATGTGATCGACATGAGAAACGGCGGACAACTGATTGCCAGTACCAATGGTAAAGGAAATGCGGGCAATGTCACGGTCACAGGACGCGATCGCGTGTTGCTAAGAGATACAGCACCCAACGAAGGCTTAAGAACGGCAATTTTTAGCAGTGTGGAAGACCAAGGAGAAGGCAACAGCGGCAATCTCTCTATTTTCACAACCGATCTGGAAATGTCCGATCGTTCTCAACTGACTGCTTCCACGGCAGGTCGGGGAAATGCTGGGAATGTCCGAATCGAGGCGAACGGGCAAGTTCGTTTGGATAACGCGACGATTTTTAGTCGGGTCGGTCAAAATGCGGTAGGCACAGGAGGCAGCGTTTTTGTCGGGGCGAATACGCTGGACTTGCTTAATGGGGGGCAGATTAGTGTGAGTTCGTTAGGAACGGGAAATGCAGGCAATGTGAGGGTGCAGGTAGGCGATCGCATGTCGGTCAGCGGTGCTTCTCCAACCGAAGGCTTTACAAGCGCAATTTTCACCACCGTTGAACAGAATGCAGTCGGAAAGGGCGGGGATTTGTTTATCTCTGCTCGAACGCTAGATCTGTCGAACGGTGGCAGATTTGCAGCGAGTACAAGTGGTCAAGGAGATGCAGGCAATGTGAGGGTTGAAGTCGCCGATCGCTTGTCGTTGAACAATGCATTTATTCTGTCGAGTGTGGAAGGAAGCGGCATCGGTCAGGGAGGCAACTTATTTGTCTCTGCCGGGACACTAGAGATGACGAATGGCGGACAATTGGTTGCCAGCACAGGCGGACGCGGTGATGGTGGCAATGTGACCGTTGAGGTGCGCGATCGCATGCTGTTATCAGGTTCTAGTCCCACTGGAGGATTTTCCAGTGCAATCTTGAGCGGAGTGGGCGAAGGCAGTGTTGGTAAGGGGGGCAATCTCGTGATTTCTGCCAACTCGCTCAGGCTAGAAGATGGCGGGCAGTTTGTGACTAGTACGCGTGGCACTGGGAATGCCGGGAATGTCACTGTCAACGTCAGCGATCGCATGGTGCTGACGGGTTCAATTCCAGATGGAGAGTTTAGCAGTGCCATCTTTAGCAGTGTGCTGCAACAAGGAGTCGGTAAAGGAGGTAATCTCTTTATCTCTGCAAATTCGTTGGAGTTAAGCAATGGAGCACAATTAGCAGTCAACACACTTGGACAGGGCGATGCCGGAAACATTGCGCTGGGAGCAGTAGACAAACCGATCCGATCGCTGTTGATTTCTGGAATCAGTGACGGTGGCTTTTCAAGTGGTTTATTTGCTTCGACCGATTTTGGAGCAGGGGGCAACATTCGCATTTATGCTGATCAGATTCGCCTGAGTGATGGAGCCGTTGTGGATGCTCGCACCTTCCGTACAGGAAACAGTGGCACGATCGACATTCAAACTCGCAATCTTGATTTATTGCGCGGCAGCCAAATTCTTGCACTGACTCAAGGCAGCGGTTCTGCGAACAGTATTACGATCACGGCGACCGATCGTTTATTTGTGTCTGGTGTTGATTCAACCTATGAGGATCGTTTAATTCGCTTCGATCCAGGTCGAATTGCGCCGATTAGTCCTGAGAGCGGCATCTATACTCGTTCTACAGCTCCTGAAAATGCAGGAAGTGCGGGCAGTATCTTTCTGACGGCTCCGCGAATTGAACTCGACGATCGCGCCCGCATTGATGCTCAATCAAGTACGGTCGATGGAGGTAACATCTCGATTCGGGCAGTGGATCGGCTCTTATTGCGAAATAATAGTCAAATCACAGCAACCGCAGGCACAGAAACGGAATTTGGCAATGGAGGCAACATTAATATTGATGCCCGTTTTATCATTGCTGTTCCGAAAGAGAACAGTGATATCAGTGCAAATGCGTCTCAAGGGAGTGGAGGGCGAGTGACGCTGAATGTGACAGGTGGCGTGTTAGGAATTGAAGCGCGATCGCAATCCTCACTACTAAGCGATATTACTGCCACTTCAGCCCAAGGTCCAACCGGAGTCGTAACGCTCAACACTCCCGACACGAATAGTTTGCAGAATAGTTTGACGCAACTTTCGCAAACTGAAATTAACACGAACGAACTGTTAGCCAATAGCTGTATTGTCCGCGATCGTCAAAGTGGGAGCTTTTACATCACAGGCACAGGTGGATTGCCCGCAAAGCCGACCGATGTTTCTGAATATCCCACTGGCGCGATTCAAAGTCCGGTTGCTTCTGGACAAGAGCGATCGATTGCAGAACCTCAAGGTATCTATCAATTACCAAACGGCAAGTTAGTGATGGTACGAGACTGCTCGAACTAA
- a CDS encoding glycosyltransferase family 2 protein has product MSENSWQETDSFHELEALAALVTEFPDPEDPKISRGFDGRRKKAAIVFAMIWSSTIVLHLLTWGYWLILGLTTLMSIHAARLILARPCQLPKPIEDDDLFPTVSLMVAAKNEEAVIGRLVEMLCGLDYPGDRYEVWVINDNSSDRTAEILDELAHHYSQLNVFHRPANAGGGKSGALNQVLPLTRGEFLAVFDADAQVDRDFLRRVLPVFDRGDVGAIQVRKAIIQAEPEFDSKESKNFWIQGQMAEMALDAFIQQQRAAVGGLGELRGNGQLVRREALLDCGGWNEETITDDLDLTFRLHLNQWDIEVVTEPAVYEEGVTNAIALWHQRNRWAEGGYQRYLDYWRLILRNRMGTRKTLDLAMFWMLQYVMPTAAIPDFLMAALRHRMMLTSPISAMTLFLFLFSAIGGLRRVRRLKSADDQTLLEWATVMVQGLRGSIYMMHWFAIVSTATLRMSIRPKRLKWVKTIHRGAED; this is encoded by the coding sequence ATGTCCGAAAATTCCTGGCAAGAAACCGATTCCTTCCATGAGCTTGAAGCGTTGGCAGCACTGGTAACGGAATTCCCCGACCCAGAAGATCCAAAGATTTCTCGCGGGTTTGACGGACGTAGGAAAAAAGCAGCGATCGTATTCGCGATGATCTGGAGCAGTACGATCGTACTGCACTTATTAACTTGGGGCTATTGGTTGATTCTCGGTCTAACCACGCTGATGAGCATTCATGCAGCACGACTGATTCTGGCACGTCCCTGTCAGTTGCCAAAACCGATCGAGGACGATGATCTGTTTCCAACGGTGTCGCTGATGGTGGCAGCCAAGAACGAAGAAGCCGTGATTGGGCGATTGGTCGAAATGCTGTGCGGATTGGATTACCCTGGCGATCGCTACGAAGTTTGGGTGATTAATGACAATAGCAGCGATCGGACTGCCGAAATTTTAGATGAACTCGCGCACCACTATTCTCAACTCAATGTGTTTCACCGTCCCGCAAATGCAGGCGGCGGTAAATCTGGGGCACTAAATCAAGTTTTGCCGCTCACTCGTGGAGAATTTCTTGCGGTGTTCGATGCGGATGCTCAGGTCGATCGCGATTTTCTGCGGCGCGTGTTGCCCGTGTTCGATCGGGGTGATGTCGGTGCAATTCAAGTGAGAAAAGCGATCATTCAAGCTGAACCTGAATTCGACTCGAAAGAGTCCAAGAATTTTTGGATTCAAGGGCAAATGGCAGAAATGGCGCTCGATGCTTTTATTCAACAACAACGCGCCGCTGTCGGTGGCTTGGGTGAACTGCGCGGAAATGGTCAATTGGTGCGACGAGAAGCGCTGCTCGATTGTGGTGGTTGGAACGAGGAAACCATTACCGATGATTTGGATTTAACCTTCCGCCTGCATTTAAATCAGTGGGATATCGAAGTGGTTACGGAGCCAGCAGTTTACGAAGAAGGAGTGACGAATGCGATCGCGCTTTGGCATCAACGAAATCGCTGGGCGGAAGGTGGCTATCAGCGCTATCTCGACTACTGGCGATTGATTCTACGAAATCGGATGGGAACTCGGAAAACCCTCGATTTAGCGATGTTCTGGATGCTTCAGTATGTGATGCCGACTGCCGCAATTCCTGATTTTCTCATGGCAGCACTGCGACATCGGATGATGTTGACCAGTCCAATTTCAGCGATGACGCTCTTTCTGTTTTTGTTTAGCGCGATCGGGGGATTGCGACGCGTTCGACGGCTTAAGAGTGCGGATGATCAAACGCTGCTCGAATGGGCAACTGTGATGGTTCAAGGCTTGCGTGGATCGATTTACATGATGCACTGGTTCGCGATCGTTTCGACTGCGACTTTAAGAATGTCGATTCGTCCGAAGCGATTAAAGTGGGTTAAAACGATTCACAGAGGCGCAGAAGATTAG
- a CDS encoding murein transglycosylase A produces MKRSLILSLLFLGVPTVSIAQPKPVTAPAPLPLKSISNAPIAIDDQILRDRKSMISAIDHSLKYLETPKAIQAYAKYPVKTITRDRVVRSLRRFRQLLSAARSEQALSSAIAREFVFYQSIGKDNQGTVAFTGYFEPVHTASRKPTAEYRYPLYVLPTGFSQWKKPHPTRLELEGADGLQSSKGKLRGSELVWMRDRLEAFLIQVQGSARLNLTDGTTMTIGVAGLTDQPYTGIGRELVKDGKLKLEDLNLPNVLKYFEQNPKDLNVYLPRNRRFVFFRNTFGAPALGSLGVPVTADRSIATDKSLMPPGALALIQTQLPILNRQRQYEQKPINRFMLDQDTGGAIIGAGRVDIFTGTGTQAGSEAGLINATGQLYYPLLKR; encoded by the coding sequence ATGAAACGATCGCTCATTCTCAGTCTGCTGTTTCTCGGTGTGCCAACGGTCTCGATCGCACAACCCAAACCCGTTACAGCTCCCGCACCATTACCGCTTAAATCGATCTCGAATGCTCCGATCGCGATCGATGATCAAATTTTGCGCGATCGCAAATCGATGATTAGCGCGATCGATCACAGCTTGAAGTATTTAGAAACCCCCAAAGCCATTCAAGCTTACGCAAAATATCCGGTTAAGACCATTACCCGCGATCGAGTGGTTCGCAGTCTGAGACGATTTCGGCAGTTACTCTCTGCGGCTCGATCTGAGCAAGCCTTGTCGAGTGCGATCGCTCGTGAATTTGTGTTTTATCAATCGATCGGCAAGGACAATCAAGGCACCGTTGCTTTTACCGGATATTTCGAGCCAGTTCACACCGCCAGCCGTAAGCCAACCGCTGAGTATCGCTATCCGCTGTATGTGCTTCCAACTGGATTTTCTCAATGGAAAAAGCCGCATCCAACTCGGTTAGAACTCGAAGGTGCGGACGGATTGCAAAGCAGCAAAGGGAAATTACGCGGTTCAGAATTGGTTTGGATGCGCGATCGCTTAGAAGCCTTTCTCATTCAGGTTCAAGGATCAGCCCGATTGAATTTAACTGATGGCACCACAATGACGATCGGGGTAGCAGGATTAACCGATCAGCCATACACCGGAATTGGACGTGAGTTAGTCAAAGACGGCAAGCTGAAATTAGAAGATCTGAACTTGCCGAATGTGTTGAAGTATTTTGAGCAGAATCCGAAAGACTTAAATGTCTACTTGCCTCGGAATCGACGGTTTGTATTTTTCAGAAATACATTCGGTGCGCCTGCACTTGGAAGTTTAGGGGTTCCGGTAACTGCCGATCGCTCGATCGCGACTGATAAATCATTGATGCCACCCGGAGCATTAGCGTTAATTCAAACTCAGCTACCGATTTTGAATCGTCAGCGGCAATATGAACAGAAACCAATTAATCGCTTTATGTTGGATCAAGACACGGGCGGCGCAATCATCGGAGCAGGTCGCGTCGATATCTTTACCGGAACTGGAACGCAAGCAGGCAGCGAAGCCGGACTAATTAACGCTACCGGACAGTTGTATTATCCCTTGCTCAAGCGATAA
- a CDS encoding cupin domain-containing protein, with protein MLVKNLSDCPEFVAGDGTLLRELLHPDKQDVELRYSLAHAIVPVGQVSIAHSLKTSEVYYILSGIGEMHIDDEVQRVKAGDAIYIPPNARQFIRNVGEEAIVFICIVDPAWRQEDETVYES; from the coding sequence ATGTTAGTTAAAAATTTGTCGGACTGCCCGGAATTTGTTGCGGGAGATGGAACGCTGCTGCGGGAATTGTTGCACCCGGATAAGCAGGATGTTGAATTGCGGTACAGTTTAGCTCATGCGATCGTGCCTGTGGGTCAGGTGTCGATCGCGCATTCGCTTAAGACTTCTGAGGTGTATTACATTCTCAGTGGAATTGGGGAGATGCACATTGATGATGAAGTGCAAAGGGTGAAAGCTGGGGATGCGATTTATATTCCGCCAAATGCGCGTCAGTTTATCCGGAATGTGGGCGAGGAAGCGATCGTCTTTATTTGTATCGTTGATCCGGCTTGGCGGCAGGAAGATGAAACGGTTTATGAGTCGTGA
- a CDS encoding HlyD family type I secretion periplasmic adaptor subunit: MRVTLASSPAQSQQTRHQLANPEDSLSYELGKAVQELPPLYTRLLAGSISVLVLGTIGWAHFSEVEEVANANGKIIPSTEVRPFRASSVGSITKINVKPGMTVQKGQTLLEIDPGATETNVASLQNDAKKIQEDIRRLEAESQGGGATGQALQDQLTASRQREFSEKQNAAVAEANRQSASIAEAQARLERFQDNLVNARVSLTNATSSKEDARKNLEIAQERQRRLKTLENTGAVPHLELLNAEAQVTQASQQLTSAINQINDAEGQISTLTREIEAQQERINQAQQGFESARSTAQGLAPQRQSEVLTQLKQRREELTKKQGEISVATQQQKDRESLTAPFDGVVYNLKATQGPIQQGEELLSLLPDDRNLVLEVKILNRDIGFVKPGMKAKVKLATFPYQEFGVIEGELISISPDAVTERDENGRELGPVYPAKIRLDRKAIAVRGREVELSPGMAGTADIVTRDRSILSFLIEPITRRFSEAFSVR, encoded by the coding sequence ATGAGAGTTACCCTAGCTTCCAGTCCTGCTCAATCCCAGCAAACCCGTCACCAACTTGCCAATCCCGAAGACTCGCTTTCGTACGAATTGGGTAAAGCCGTCCAAGAATTACCGCCGTTGTACACCCGATTGCTGGCAGGCAGCATCAGTGTTCTTGTCCTCGGCACGATCGGGTGGGCGCATTTTAGCGAAGTGGAAGAAGTCGCCAACGCCAACGGAAAAATCATTCCTTCAACCGAGGTTCGACCCTTCCGCGCTTCTAGTGTTGGCTCGATTACAAAAATCAACGTCAAACCTGGCATGACCGTTCAAAAAGGTCAAACTTTGCTAGAGATCGACCCAGGAGCGACCGAAACGAACGTTGCGAGTCTGCAAAATGACGCGAAGAAGATTCAAGAAGACATTCGCCGTTTGGAAGCAGAAAGTCAGGGAGGCGGCGCGACCGGACAAGCACTTCAAGATCAATTGACCGCATCGCGTCAGAGAGAATTTAGCGAGAAACAGAATGCAGCAGTGGCGGAAGCGAATCGGCAGAGTGCCTCGATCGCGGAAGCCCAAGCCCGTTTAGAGCGCTTCCAAGATAACCTGGTGAACGCTCGTGTATCGTTGACGAATGCCACCAGCAGCAAAGAAGATGCCCGCAAGAATCTCGAAATTGCTCAAGAGCGGCAACGACGACTGAAAACTCTAGAGAACACGGGAGCCGTTCCGCATTTGGAACTATTGAATGCTGAGGCTCAAGTGACCCAAGCCAGTCAGCAATTGACCAGCGCCATCAATCAGATCAATGATGCTGAAGGTCAGATCAGCACACTGACGAGAGAAATCGAGGCGCAACAAGAGCGAATTAATCAGGCTCAACAGGGTTTTGAATCGGCACGGAGTACGGCGCAAGGACTGGCTCCTCAGCGTCAATCAGAAGTCCTGACTCAGTTGAAGCAACGTCGAGAAGAATTGACCAAGAAACAGGGCGAAATTTCAGTTGCCACCCAACAACAGAAAGACCGCGAATCCTTGACGGCTCCATTTGATGGCGTGGTTTACAACTTGAAGGCGACACAAGGACCGATTCAGCAAGGTGAAGAACTACTTTCGTTATTGCCTGACGATCGCAATCTCGTTCTAGAGGTGAAAATCCTTAATCGCGATATTGGATTCGTGAAGCCCGGAATGAAGGCAAAAGTGAAATTGGCGACGTTCCCATATCAGGAATTTGGGGTGATCGAGGGCGAATTGATTTCGATTAGCCCGGATGCCGTCACAGAACGAGATGAGAACGGGCGTGAATTGGGTCCTGTGTATCCGGCGAAGATTCGACTCGATCGTAAAGCGATCGCGGTTCGAGGTCGCGAAGTCGAACTTTCTCCAGGGATGGCAGGAACGGCGGATATCGTGACGAGAGATCGATCAATCTTGTCGTTCTTGATCGAACCGATTACAAGACGATTCAGCGAAGCCTTCTCGGTGCGCTAA
- the rimO gene encoding 30S ribosomal protein S12 methylthiotransferase RimO — MGNKPTIAFSHLGCEKNRIDTEHMLGLLVQAGYSVDADEELADYVIVNTCSFIQAAREESVRTLVELAEADKKIVITGCMAQHFQEQLLDELPEAVALVGTGDYNKIVSVIERAEAGERVKEVSQEPTYIADETTPRYRTTTEGVAYLRISEGCDYRCAFCIIPHLRGNQRSRTIESIVQEAKHLASEGVKEIILISQITTNYGLDLYGEPKLAELLRALGQVDVPWIRMHYAYPTGLTPKVIEAIRETPNVLPYLDLPLQHSHPEVLRSMNRPWQGRVNDGIIERLKAEIPNAVLRTTLIVGFPGETDEHFEHLKQFIQRHEFDHVGVFTFSPEEGTPAYTLSNQLPQSVMDARRDALMQLQQPISLKKNRAQIGKVVDVLIEQENPQTGERIGRSSRFSPDVDGLVYVEGDAPLGSIVPVTIVDADVYDLYGRVATAADLIQVPALIV, encoded by the coding sequence ATGGGCAACAAGCCAACGATCGCCTTTTCTCATTTGGGTTGCGAAAAAAATCGAATCGATACTGAGCATATGCTCGGTTTACTCGTTCAAGCAGGGTACTCCGTCGATGCTGACGAAGAACTCGCGGATTATGTCATTGTCAATACCTGTAGTTTTATCCAAGCCGCCCGCGAAGAATCGGTGCGAACCTTGGTCGAACTCGCAGAAGCTGATAAAAAAATTGTGATCACAGGCTGTATGGCGCAGCACTTCCAAGAGCAGCTTTTGGACGAACTTCCGGAAGCGGTAGCGCTTGTGGGCACAGGCGACTATAATAAGATTGTGAGCGTCATCGAACGCGCAGAAGCTGGAGAGCGCGTCAAAGAAGTTTCTCAAGAACCGACTTATATTGCCGACGAAACCACTCCTCGATATCGCACCACGACCGAAGGAGTTGCTTACCTGCGGATTTCTGAAGGGTGTGATTACCGTTGCGCCTTTTGTATTATCCCGCACTTGCGAGGAAACCAGCGATCGCGCACAATTGAATCGATCGTTCAAGAAGCGAAACATCTCGCTTCTGAAGGCGTAAAAGAGATTATCCTGATCTCACAGATCACGACCAACTACGGATTAGACTTGTACGGAGAACCCAAACTTGCGGAACTCCTCCGCGCTCTGGGTCAAGTTGATGTCCCTTGGATTCGGATGCACTACGCCTATCCAACTGGACTGACTCCGAAAGTGATCGAAGCGATTCGCGAAACGCCGAACGTTCTCCCTTACCTCGATTTACCGCTTCAGCACTCCCACCCGGAAGTCCTGCGATCGATGAATCGCCCCTGGCAAGGTCGTGTAAACGACGGCATCATTGAACGGCTCAAAGCTGAGATTCCCAATGCCGTGTTGAGAACGACGCTGATTGTGGGTTTCCCTGGCGAAACCGATGAACACTTTGAGCATCTCAAGCAGTTCATTCAGCGTCACGAGTTTGATCACGTTGGCGTGTTTACCTTCTCACCCGAAGAAGGCACCCCTGCTTACACGCTGTCGAATCAGTTGCCCCAATCGGTGATGGATGCGCGTCGAGATGCCTTGATGCAGCTTCAACAGCCGATTTCGCTCAAGAAGAATCGCGCTCAGATTGGCAAGGTCGTGGATGTGCTGATCGAGCAAGAGAATCCCCAAACCGGAGAACGAATTGGTCGATCGAGCCGATTCTCTCCTGATGTGGATGGACTCGTATATGTCGAAGGCGATGCACCGTTAGGGTCGATTGTACCTGTGACGATCGTGGATGCTGATGTATACGATTTATACGGTCGAGTTGCCACTGCTGCGGATTTGATCCAAGTTCCGGCGCTGATCGTTTAG